One window of Pseudacidobacterium ailaaui genomic DNA carries:
- the rpe gene encoding ribulose-phosphate 3-epimerase has translation MVELVPSILSADFARLADEVAAAERGGGSVIHVDVMDGHFVPNITLGPPVVKSLRKVTKLPLDCHLMIENPDEYIPAFADAGADWVSVHYEACRHLHRTLELIARHGMQPAVVINPATEVHLLRPVLGMVHHVLVMSVNPGFGAQKFIPYSLKKLRQLRELRQELGLSYRIEVDGGVAHDTIPAVVENGGELLVAGNAVFGDGKAEENARSLLEAARRAAEVVV, from the coding sequence GTGGTTGAGCTGGTTCCCTCTATTCTTTCGGCTGATTTTGCCCGTCTTGCGGACGAGGTTGCGGCGGCAGAGCGCGGCGGCGGCAGCGTGATCCATGTGGATGTGATGGACGGCCACTTTGTCCCGAACATTACGCTCGGTCCGCCCGTGGTCAAGTCATTGCGCAAGGTCACCAAACTGCCTCTGGACTGCCATCTGATGATTGAAAATCCGGATGAATATATTCCGGCTTTCGCTGACGCCGGGGCCGACTGGGTAAGTGTCCACTATGAAGCCTGCCGGCACCTGCACCGCACTCTGGAACTGATTGCGCGGCACGGAATGCAGCCAGCTGTTGTCATCAATCCGGCAACAGAGGTGCATCTGCTGCGCCCGGTGCTGGGCATGGTGCACCACGTGCTGGTCATGAGCGTAAATCCGGGCTTTGGGGCGCAGAAATTTATCCCTTACTCGCTTAAAAAACTGCGGCAGCTGCGCGAGCTTCGCCAGGAACTGGGGCTGAGTTATAGGATTGAAGTGGATGGCGGCGTGGCTCACGATACGATTCCCGCTGTCGTCGAAAATGGTGGCGAGCTGCTGGTGGCAGGCAATGCTGTCTTTGGTGACGGAAAGGCCGAGGAAAATGCGCGTTCTCTGCTCGAAGCGGCACGCAGGGCGGCAGAAGTAGTTGTTTAA
- a CDS encoding lysophospholipid acyltransferase family protein — protein sequence MSRQDGPKFTVRQRMALAIVPRLTAALLAAIGATLRFRVIAEPGATPATPPARGIFCFWHRCTLPCAWYFRKFRCSILISRSFDGELIARTLALLGFGSVRGSSSRGGAAGLLALQQVIEQGEPVVFTADGPRGPIYQTKMGPVKLAQMTQREIGSFYLLPERAWVVRSWDQFLVPKPFSRVAVSWSRPVAPPSPDADAAALEDKRRELNDALERARTNAERYFASSGQTH from the coding sequence GTGTCCCGGCAAGACGGCCCGAAATTCACTGTTCGACAGCGTATGGCGCTCGCCATTGTGCCGCGGTTGACGGCGGCCCTTCTGGCAGCCATTGGAGCAACGCTGCGGTTTCGGGTAATCGCTGAACCGGGGGCCACGCCCGCGACGCCTCCGGCAAGAGGGATCTTCTGCTTTTGGCACCGTTGTACGTTACCCTGTGCCTGGTATTTCCGCAAATTCCGCTGCTCCATCCTCATCAGCCGTAGCTTTGACGGCGAGCTGATCGCCCGGACGCTGGCGCTTCTGGGCTTTGGTAGTGTGCGCGGATCGAGTTCGCGCGGCGGTGCAGCAGGTCTTCTGGCATTACAGCAGGTCATCGAACAAGGGGAGCCCGTGGTCTTTACTGCTGACGGCCCGCGCGGCCCGATCTATCAGACAAAAATGGGGCCGGTAAAACTTGCCCAGATGACCCAGCGGGAAATTGGCAGCTTCTATCTTTTGCCGGAGCGGGCGTGGGTGGTGCGCTCCTGGGACCAGTTTTTGGTTCCAAAACCATTCTCGCGGGTGGCGGTCAGTTGGTCACGCCCAGTTGCACCTCCCTCGCCGGATGCAGACGCCGCCGCATTGGAAGACAAGCGCAGAGAACTGAATGATGCACTGGAGCGCGCAAGAACCAACGCAGAGCGATATTTCGCTTCATCCGGCCAGACGCACTAG
- a CDS encoding GNAT family N-acetyltransferase, with product MQVRKARLQDATNIYELVNSLSGDGTLLRRAFPEICENIRDFTVAESDSGVFLGCGALHLYGPHLAEVRSIVVRPEAKGQGAGANLLSALLDEAEEHGVGCVCLFTRIPDFFFKYGFRVVEDRAALPDKIFKDCQNCPRLYRCDEVAMARGQLPKVSILGPRVEAEQLVRLAG from the coding sequence ATGCAGGTGCGTAAGGCGCGCCTCCAGGACGCAACCAACATCTACGAGCTTGTGAACAGCCTTTCCGGCGACGGCACGCTGTTGCGTCGCGCCTTTCCTGAGATCTGTGAAAACATACGCGACTTTACCGTGGCTGAAAGTGATTCTGGTGTCTTTCTTGGCTGCGGCGCGCTCCACCTTTATGGCCCGCACTTGGCCGAGGTGCGCTCGATCGTCGTCCGTCCTGAGGCCAAGGGCCAGGGCGCGGGTGCAAACCTGTTGAGCGCTTTGCTCGATGAAGCGGAGGAGCACGGCGTCGGTTGCGTCTGCCTCTTTACACGCATCCCGGATTTCTTCTTCAAATATGGCTTCCGCGTTGTCGAAGACCGCGCCGCGCTTCCAGACAAAATTTTCAAGGACTGCCAGAACTGCCCGCGCCTATACCGCTGCGATGAAGTGGCCATGGCCCGCGGCCAGTTGCCCAAGGTCTCAATTCTTGGCCCCCGGGTGGAAGCCGAGCAGCTAGTGCGTCTGGCCGGATGA
- the argH gene encoding argininosuccinate lyase yields the protein MSEQQGKMWSGRFREPLDPAFDHWQRSFRFDRQLLDDEVAASKAHALALEAAGVLTQDERSRISVALDQIAASGISEADAEDIHHFVEMKLVDALGDLGLKLHTGRSRNEQIATDLRLYIRFRIRVAIMHIAAWAQQLIEKAKTMGSAVMPSYTHLQRAEPVLVAHWLLAYVEMLLRDISRLEDCAKRLNFCPLGSGPIAGATLALDRNVAARELRFTAPTANSMDATSDRDFVLEYLNALTLVALHASRFAEEITLFSTAEFGFVDLPEAFSTGSSAMPQKKNPDLTELVRAKVGRVNGAAQAVVLQLKGLPLAYNKDLQETQEPVFTATTAMHLTLNLLAKFTAALNFRTDRMRAACQTGFMNAMAAATYLVHKGVPFRKAHEKIGNAVRYCLDKGCELDQLTLNELKQFGPEFEQDFFAAITLEATLDCHDVLGGTARHRVQEALKDAEGRVQNLIDIYGKVDLGAQEASHAGA from the coding sequence ATGAGTGAACAGCAGGGCAAGATGTGGTCTGGTCGCTTCCGCGAACCGCTGGATCCTGCGTTCGACCACTGGCAGCGTTCCTTTCGCTTTGACCGGCAACTGCTCGATGACGAAGTAGCTGCCAGTAAAGCTCATGCGCTCGCTCTTGAAGCGGCCGGGGTCTTGACACAGGATGAGAGGTCGCGGATTTCCGTTGCTCTGGACCAGATTGCAGCATCAGGTATCAGCGAGGCCGATGCCGAAGACATCCATCACTTCGTCGAGATGAAACTCGTCGACGCCCTCGGCGATCTCGGCCTGAAACTGCACACGGGCCGCAGCCGTAATGAACAGATCGCAACAGACCTGCGTTTATACATTCGTTTCCGTATTCGCGTGGCCATCATGCACATTGCAGCATGGGCGCAACAGCTGATTGAAAAAGCGAAAACGATGGGCAGTGCCGTGATGCCTTCATACACGCACCTGCAGCGCGCCGAGCCTGTGCTTGTTGCACATTGGCTGCTGGCGTATGTCGAGATGTTGCTGCGCGACATTTCACGCCTCGAAGACTGCGCGAAGCGCCTGAATTTCTGCCCGCTTGGTTCGGGCCCCATTGCTGGAGCGACGCTGGCGCTGGACCGCAATGTTGCTGCCAGAGAGCTTCGTTTCACCGCCCCAACGGCCAACAGCATGGACGCAACCAGCGACCGCGACTTTGTCCTCGAATATCTGAACGCGCTGACGCTGGTTGCATTGCATGCCAGCCGATTTGCGGAAGAGATCACGCTGTTCTCCACTGCTGAGTTTGGTTTTGTCGATTTGCCCGAGGCATTTTCTACCGGATCAAGCGCGATGCCGCAGAAGAAAAATCCTGACCTGACGGAGCTGGTCCGCGCCAAAGTGGGCCGGGTGAATGGAGCAGCCCAGGCAGTCGTTCTACAACTAAAAGGCCTGCCGTTGGCTTACAACAAGGACCTACAGGAGACCCAGGAGCCTGTCTTTACCGCAACCACCGCAATGCATCTTACCCTCAATCTGTTGGCGAAATTTACGGCGGCGCTAAACTTCCGCACCGACCGGATGCGCGCAGCTTGCCAAACCGGATTTATGAATGCAATGGCTGCGGCGACCTATCTTGTTCATAAGGGAGTTCCCTTCCGCAAGGCCCATGAAAAAATCGGCAATGCTGTTCGTTATTGTCTGGACAAAGGCTGTGAGTTGGACCAACTGACCCTCAATGAACTCAAGCAATTTGGCCCTGAGTTCGAGCAGGACTTCTTTGCTGCCATTACACTCGAAGCGACACTCGACTGCCATGATGTGCTTGGAGGAACGGCACGTCACCGCGTGCAGGAAGCGCTGAAAGACGCCGAGGGCCGAGTACAGAACCTCATCGATATCTACGGCAAGGTCGATCTCGGAGCGCAGGAGGCATCCCATGCAGGTGCGTAA
- the argG gene encoding argininosuccinate synthase, translating to MSVILESLPIGQKVGIAFSGGLDTSAALHWMKQKGAIPYAYTANLGQPDESDYDAIPRKALEYGAAKARLIDCRGPLVREGIAALQSGAFHISTAGVTYFNTTPLGRAVTGTMLVTAMKEDGVNIWGDGSTFKGNDIERFYRYGLLVNPDLKVYKPWLDPLFIEELGGRAEMSAFLQKSGFSYKMSAEKAYSTDSNLLGATHEAKDLELLSSSIRIVEPIMGTPFWREDVEIQREEVTVRFQQGVPVAINGREFSDLVELMLEANRIGGRHGLGMSDQIENRIIEAKSRGIYEAPGMALLYIAYERLITGIHNEDTIEQYRENGRKLGRLLYQGRWFDPQAIMLRESAQRWVASAVTGEVTLELRRGNDYSILNTESPNLTFAPERLSMEKTESAFSPRDRIGQLTMRNLDIADTRAKLLTYAQTGLITLSQGSEMPQLNSGAKNGSTTKGKES from the coding sequence ATGTCTGTCATTCTTGAAAGTCTGCCGATTGGGCAGAAGGTTGGCATCGCTTTTTCCGGCGGCCTTGACACCAGTGCCGCTCTTCACTGGATGAAGCAGAAAGGTGCTATTCCCTATGCTTACACTGCCAACCTGGGCCAGCCAGACGAAAGCGATTACGATGCGATCCCGCGCAAGGCCCTTGAGTACGGCGCAGCAAAGGCAAGGCTCATCGATTGTCGCGGACCGCTGGTGCGCGAAGGCATTGCCGCCTTGCAGTCAGGGGCCTTTCACATCTCGACTGCCGGAGTGACTTATTTCAATACCACGCCTCTTGGACGCGCGGTCACCGGGACTATGCTGGTGACGGCCATGAAAGAGGACGGCGTCAACATCTGGGGCGACGGGTCCACTTTCAAAGGCAATGACATTGAGCGCTTCTACCGCTACGGACTGCTGGTCAATCCGGACCTGAAGGTCTACAAGCCATGGCTGGATCCGCTTTTCATCGAAGAGCTCGGCGGCCGCGCTGAAATGTCTGCTTTTCTGCAGAAGTCCGGGTTCAGCTATAAGATGTCCGCGGAGAAGGCTTATTCGACTGACTCCAATCTTTTGGGCGCAACTCATGAAGCGAAGGACCTCGAACTGCTCTCCAGCAGCATCCGTATCGTCGAACCCATTATGGGAACGCCCTTCTGGCGCGAGGATGTGGAGATCCAGCGCGAAGAGGTGACGGTCCGCTTTCAACAGGGTGTTCCGGTCGCAATCAACGGCAGGGAATTTTCTGACTTGGTTGAGCTGATGCTGGAGGCCAATCGCATTGGCGGACGTCATGGCCTCGGAATGAGTGACCAGATTGAGAACCGCATCATCGAGGCCAAGAGCCGCGGCATCTATGAAGCTCCAGGAATGGCGCTTCTGTACATTGCATACGAGCGCCTGATTACCGGCATTCACAACGAGGACACCATCGAGCAGTACCGCGAGAACGGCCGCAAGCTGGGCCGTCTGCTCTATCAGGGGAGATGGTTTGACCCGCAGGCCATCATGCTGCGCGAGTCTGCGCAGCGGTGGGTGGCCAGCGCCGTCACCGGAGAGGTCACGCTCGAATTGCGGCGCGGCAATGATTATTCGATTCTGAATACCGAATCACCGAACCTGACCTTTGCTCCCGAACGTCTTAGCATGGAGAAGACCGAGTCCGCGTTTTCTCCTCGCGACCGCATCGGCCAACTCACCATGCGCAATCTCGACATCGCGGACACTCGCGCAAAGCTTTTGACCTATGCGCAGACCGGCCTGATTACGCTGAGCCAGGGATCAGAGATGCCGCAACTGAACAGCGGGGCGAAAAACGGAAGCACCACGAAAGGCAAAGAATCTTGA
- the argF gene encoding ornithine carbamoyltransferase — translation MASKTVAVLEPEAGLGATLAGRDLCSISDLTPQETAAILDLAHDVKANPSAYRHALDAKQMVMFFEKSSLRTRLTFETAINTMGGNAIFVDQTQSPLGERESLADMARNLERWVSIIVLRTYAHETITEMAQYASVPVINALSDLEHPCQALADFMTLQERFGSVKDLKFTYVGDGNNVCHSLMLTAAQLGSHCTIGTPKNYAPKAEIVAQARAIANKTGSNITVIHDPIAAVTGADAVYTDVCTSMGFEHEATKRAPIFKPYQVNETLMSHAASHAVFMHCLPAHRNAEVTDAVLDGPQSVVFDQAENRMHAQKALLLLLLGAATGNKGTKK, via the coding sequence TTGGCTAGCAAAACCGTTGCTGTTCTTGAACCCGAAGCTGGCCTGGGCGCGACGCTTGCGGGGCGCGACCTTTGTTCTATCTCAGATCTCACGCCGCAGGAAACAGCGGCCATTCTGGACCTGGCACACGACGTAAAAGCAAATCCATCGGCTTATCGGCATGCGCTGGATGCAAAGCAGATGGTGATGTTCTTCGAGAAGTCGTCTTTGCGCACGCGGCTCACCTTTGAAACTGCCATCAACACGATGGGCGGGAATGCGATTTTCGTAGACCAGACGCAGTCGCCGCTCGGCGAGCGCGAATCGCTGGCAGACATGGCCCGCAATCTTGAGCGCTGGGTTTCGATCATCGTCCTGCGCACCTACGCTCATGAGACGATTACGGAAATGGCGCAGTATGCGAGTGTTCCGGTAATCAATGCACTGAGCGATCTGGAACATCCCTGCCAGGCGCTGGCGGATTTTATGACGCTTCAGGAGCGCTTCGGGTCGGTGAAGGACTTGAAATTCACCTATGTCGGTGATGGCAACAACGTGTGCCACTCGCTGATGTTGACTGCGGCGCAGCTTGGATCACATTGCACCATCGGCACCCCAAAGAATTATGCTCCGAAGGCCGAGATTGTAGCGCAGGCACGTGCCATCGCCAACAAAACCGGGAGCAATATCACAGTCATTCACGACCCGATTGCGGCCGTGACAGGGGCCGATGCGGTCTACACCGACGTGTGCACCAGTATGGGATTTGAACATGAGGCGACCAAGCGTGCACCGATCTTCAAGCCCTATCAGGTCAATGAAACGCTGATGTCCCATGCCGCTTCTCACGCTGTATTTATGCATTGTCTGCCTGCGCATCGTAATGCTGAGGTGACCGACGCAGTTCTCGATGGCCCGCAGTCTGTGGTCTTCGATCAGGCGGAGAACCGGATGCACGCGCAGAAGGCGCTATTGCTGCTTTTATTAGGGGCAGCGACGGGGAACAAGGGCACGAAAAAGTAA
- a CDS encoding aspartate aminotransferase family protein, giving the protein MKLDAIRAAETKLLLSTYERNPLLFVRGEGVHLIDENGERYLDLLSGIGVNALGYGHPAIVGAIAEQSKKLIHISNLYFHEGQAELALRLTEKSGMDRAFFCNSGTEAIEAALKLARAHAGLKRGEGKPMGTKILALEHSFHGRTMGSVAATHKEKYREPFAPVMPGVEFVRFNDVADLKAKFSTDVCAVLLEAVQGEGGVRPVSQEFMQTARELTQSTGALLIIDEIQAGLGRTGKWFAYQHYGVQPDVTTLAKPLAGGLPLGAMLCKEEAAHAIHPGMHGTTFGGGPLACTTAIAVIDTMEKEHLLDHIHSVGGYFQQKLKTLMQKHSAITEVRGLGLMLAIEVESVELAKTVLAEMMKRHILINRTSETVLRFLPPYIIQRAHVDEAAAALDQIFTEHSPAYAGERAQSQGGTEIG; this is encoded by the coding sequence ATGAAACTCGATGCAATTCGCGCGGCAGAGACAAAGCTGCTGCTTTCCACCTATGAGCGCAATCCTCTGCTCTTTGTGCGGGGAGAAGGCGTTCATCTGATTGACGAGAATGGCGAACGCTATCTGGATTTGCTGAGCGGTATCGGCGTGAATGCGCTGGGCTATGGCCATCCGGCCATCGTAGGTGCCATTGCTGAGCAAAGCAAAAAGCTGATTCACATCTCCAACCTATACTTTCATGAAGGCCAGGCCGAGCTGGCCCTGCGTCTGACGGAGAAGAGCGGAATGGACCGTGCCTTCTTCTGCAACAGCGGAACGGAAGCTATTGAGGCGGCCCTGAAACTGGCCCGCGCTCACGCTGGCTTAAAGCGCGGTGAAGGCAAACCGATGGGCACAAAGATTCTGGCCCTTGAGCACAGCTTCCATGGGCGCACGATGGGTTCGGTGGCTGCGACACACAAGGAAAAGTACCGGGAGCCATTTGCTCCGGTGATGCCTGGAGTGGAGTTTGTCCGCTTCAATGATGTTGCTGACCTCAAGGCAAAGTTTTCGACCGATGTCTGTGCAGTGCTGCTGGAAGCAGTCCAGGGCGAGGGCGGTGTCCGGCCTGTTTCGCAGGAATTTATGCAGACGGCACGCGAACTGACGCAATCGACAGGCGCGCTGCTGATCATAGATGAAATCCAGGCCGGACTCGGGCGCACAGGAAAGTGGTTCGCCTATCAACATTACGGAGTGCAGCCCGATGTGACCACCCTCGCAAAACCGCTTGCCGGAGGGCTGCCGCTGGGCGCCATGCTTTGCAAGGAAGAGGCTGCGCATGCAATCCATCCGGGAATGCACGGCACAACATTTGGAGGCGGTCCGCTTGCCTGCACTACAGCGATTGCTGTGATTGACACCATGGAGAAGGAGCACCTTCTCGACCACATCCACAGCGTTGGCGGTTATTTCCAGCAAAAGCTCAAAACGCTTATGCAGAAGCACAGCGCCATTACGGAAGTGCGAGGGCTTGGCCTGATGCTGGCCATTGAAGTGGAATCCGTTGAACTGGCGAAAACTGTTCTGGCGGAGATGATGAAACGGCACATCCTCATCAACCGCACGAGCGAGACAGTGCTGCGCTTCCTGCCGCCCTATATCATTCAACGGGCACACGTGGATGAAGCCGCGGCTGCCCTGGACCAAATCTTTACCGAGCACAGCCCTGCCTACGCCGGCGAGCGCGCTCAATCCCAAGGAGGAACTGAAATTGGCTAG
- the argB gene encoding acetylglutamate kinase: MKFVVKLGGAALENPELRESCAKAIAELVKDGNQVALVHGGGVQLTKTLKQLGKQSEFISGLRVTDAETRDTALMVLSGRVNKSLVAALGKHGQAAVGLCGGDGLVFRARKKRTAPDLGFVGEIVASDPRWLEAIWKMGAVPVISSLALGFDGEYYNINADEMASACAAACKADALVFLTDVPGVKDANGEVMRWLSIDQIAKLAKDAVISGGMLPKLSACREALLQGVKRVRILPAEVASVLPDLCSARVNHGTEVMVA; the protein is encoded by the coding sequence ATGAAATTCGTCGTAAAACTTGGCGGCGCTGCACTGGAAAATCCCGAACTGCGCGAGAGTTGCGCCAAGGCGATTGCGGAACTGGTGAAGGACGGCAACCAGGTGGCCCTGGTGCATGGCGGCGGTGTGCAGTTGACCAAAACTTTAAAGCAGCTTGGCAAACAGAGTGAATTTATTTCCGGCCTGCGTGTGACGGATGCTGAGACACGGGACACTGCGCTGATGGTGTTAAGCGGGCGCGTCAACAAATCATTGGTGGCCGCTCTGGGCAAGCATGGGCAGGCTGCCGTAGGACTCTGTGGTGGTGATGGCCTGGTCTTTCGTGCACGCAAAAAGCGCACGGCGCCCGATCTAGGCTTTGTGGGTGAAATTGTTGCGTCTGATCCGCGCTGGCTGGAAGCCATCTGGAAGATGGGCGCAGTACCAGTGATCTCCAGCCTTGCACTCGGTTTTGATGGCGAATACTACAACATCAATGCCGATGAGATGGCGTCTGCCTGCGCAGCCGCCTGCAAAGCCGATGCACTGGTTTTTCTCACGGACGTTCCTGGGGTGAAGGACGCGAATGGTGAGGTGATGCGCTGGCTCTCCATTGACCAGATCGCGAAGCTCGCCAAAGACGCCGTGATCAGCGGAGGAATGCTGCCAAAACTGAGCGCCTGCCGCGAGGCCCTGCTGCAGGGCGTCAAGCGCGTGCGTATTCTGCCTGCAGAAGTGGCATCGGTCCTACCTGACCTGTGCAGCGCCCGGGTCAACCATGGGACGGAAGTGATGGTGGCTTAG
- the argC gene encoding N-acetyl-gamma-glutamyl-phosphate reductase — translation MTKKIQTAVMGVSGYAGMELARLLLRHPQLKGAAPLFLGRTEAAQPLTQLHPHLMDNNGSHAIMVEPFSWDLIKDRGVDVLFLATPHEQSREWAPSALEHGIRVVDLSGAWRLVHAENRAVYQFPDEGSDVAVKTQTKAVYGMPELHRDEIKDAELVANPGCYATSIILALKPLVARGWVDAERGIVSDSKSGVSGAGKAPTAKTHFMYAADNLSAYGVFGHRHTGELLEQLDLKSEQITFTPHLLPIPRGILSTIYFWFQEKRTSEEVEACFREFYKNSPLVRVFPAGHLPQIQYSVRTNFCDIGFQLAADGRRCVIVSCLDNLLKGAAGQAVQNLNVMYGWNEAEGLI, via the coding sequence ATGACAAAGAAGATTCAAACCGCGGTGATGGGAGTTTCAGGCTACGCCGGAATGGAGCTGGCCCGGCTTCTGCTGCGCCATCCACAGCTTAAGGGCGCAGCGCCTTTATTTCTGGGGCGCACAGAAGCAGCACAGCCCTTGACGCAACTGCATCCGCATCTCATGGACAACAATGGTTCCCACGCGATAATGGTTGAACCATTTTCCTGGGACCTAATAAAGGACCGCGGCGTGGATGTGCTCTTCCTTGCTACTCCGCATGAACAGTCGCGTGAATGGGCGCCCTCGGCCCTGGAACACGGCATTCGTGTGGTGGATTTGAGCGGAGCGTGGCGGCTGGTCCATGCGGAAAACCGCGCTGTTTATCAGTTTCCCGATGAAGGCTCGGATGTAGCAGTAAAGACGCAGACCAAAGCTGTCTACGGAATGCCAGAGCTGCATCGCGATGAAATTAAGGATGCGGAATTGGTTGCCAATCCCGGATGCTACGCCACGTCCATTATTTTGGCTTTGAAACCGCTGGTGGCAAGGGGCTGGGTGGACGCTGAGCGTGGCATCGTGAGTGATTCAAAATCCGGTGTCTCCGGTGCAGGCAAGGCCCCGACGGCGAAAACACACTTCATGTATGCCGCGGACAATCTTTCAGCATATGGTGTTTTCGGCCACCGTCACACAGGCGAGTTGCTGGAGCAGCTGGATCTGAAGTCGGAACAGATTACTTTCACGCCGCATCTGCTGCCGATTCCGCGTGGAATTCTTTCAACGATCTATTTCTGGTTTCAAGAAAAAAGGACTTCAGAGGAAGTGGAAGCCTGCTTCCGCGAGTTTTATAAAAATAGCCCTCTGGTGCGGGTCTTCCCTGCCGGACATCTGCCTCAGATCCAGTATTCGGTGCGGACGAATTTCTGCGATATCGGTTTTCAGCTTGCCGCCGATGGACGACGATGCGTGATTGTGTCGTGTTTGGACAACCTGCTCAAGGGCGCTGCTGGACAAGCGGTGCAAAACCTCAATGTCATGTATGGATGGAATGAAGCGGAGGGGTTGATATGA
- a CDS encoding arginine repressor translates to MSKVERHNAIRELVATTVISNQEELRRKLVRRGFDVTQATVSRDIHELHLYKGPNGYALPNGNGNGNGHLRAEEETGLPSVHEVLRSFGLKVKQAQNQLVVITASGSAQPVALAIDHEDWKEVVGTLAGDDTVLIICPDQKSASYLKARLEEMIG, encoded by the coding sequence TTGAGCAAAGTAGAGAGACATAACGCAATTCGGGAACTGGTGGCGACAACGGTCATCTCCAACCAGGAGGAGCTGCGGCGGAAACTTGTGCGGCGCGGCTTTGATGTGACCCAGGCCACAGTCTCGCGGGACATCCACGAATTACATCTCTATAAAGGGCCCAACGGCTATGCCCTTCCCAATGGAAATGGCAATGGAAATGGGCACCTCCGCGCCGAAGAAGAGACGGGTTTGCCTTCTGTTCATGAAGTTCTGAGAAGCTTTGGCCTGAAGGTGAAACAGGCGCAAAACCAACTGGTTGTGATTACTGCCAGTGGAAGTGCGCAGCCTGTGGCGCTGGCGATTGATCACGAAGATTGGAAAGAAGTGGTCGGGACCCTGGCAGGGGATGACACGGTCCTGATTATTTGTCCGGACCAGAAGAGTGCGTCGTATTTAAAGGCACGCCTGGAAGAAATGATTGGCTGA
- the galE gene encoding UDP-glucose 4-epimerase GalE: MRILVTGGAGYIGGTVAELLMQNGHEAVIYDNLCHAHRALIPAKATFLEGDLADRASLDAAFQSYAFDGVMHFAALIEAGESMKSPEVYFRNNTASTLTLLEVMLAHKVKKFVFSSTAAVYGEPKTTPIEEDAPLCPTNAYGESKLLVEQMLTWLNRIHGFRYASLRYFNVAGAIEGRGEAHEPESHLIPLVLDVALGRRPNIKVFGTDYPTPDGTCIRDYIHVWDLARAHLLAFNALAERDRLIYNLGNGHGFSIREVIEAARRVTGHPIPVEEAQRRPGDPAILIASSEKIGRELGWKPEFASLDSILASAWKWHQQRYQLTATS, from the coding sequence TTGAGAATTCTCGTCACCGGCGGCGCCGGATATATTGGTGGGACAGTGGCCGAGCTTCTAATGCAGAACGGGCATGAAGCTGTCATCTATGACAATTTGTGCCATGCCCATCGGGCCCTCATTCCTGCCAAAGCTACCTTTCTTGAGGGTGATCTGGCTGATCGGGCCTCGCTGGATGCCGCTTTTCAAAGTTACGCCTTCGATGGAGTGATGCACTTCGCTGCCCTGATTGAAGCCGGAGAGAGCATGAAGTCTCCCGAGGTATATTTTCGTAATAACACCGCTTCGACCCTCACGTTGCTGGAGGTCATGCTGGCGCATAAGGTAAAGAAGTTCGTTTTTTCCTCCACCGCAGCGGTCTATGGCGAGCCGAAAACTACGCCAATTGAGGAAGATGCGCCACTTTGTCCTACCAATGCTTACGGTGAATCGAAGCTCCTGGTCGAACAGATGCTGACCTGGCTGAATCGGATCCACGGCTTTCGCTACGCGAGCCTGCGCTATTTCAATGTTGCGGGGGCAATCGAGGGACGGGGCGAAGCCCATGAACCAGAATCGCATCTGATTCCCCTGGTACTGGACGTGGCCCTGGGGCGTCGTCCCAACATCAAGGTATTCGGAACCGATTATCCCACGCCGGACGGCACCTGCATTCGAGACTATATCCATGTGTGGGACCTGGCCAGAGCCCACCTGCTTGCCTTCAACGCTCTTGCTGAACGCGATCGCCTCATCTATAACCTCGGCAATGGACACGGCTTCTCCATCCGCGAAGTCATTGAGGCTGCTCGCCGTGTGACCGGCCATCCCATTCCCGTTGAAGAGGCACAGCGGCGCCCCGGCGACCCAGCCATTCTGATTGCGAGTTCAGAAAAAATTGGTCGTGAACTTGGCTGGAAACCAGAGTTCGCATCCCTGGACAGCATTCTCGCCAGCGCCTGGAAGTGGCACCAACAGCGCTATCAGTTGACGGCTACATCCTGA